From a single Lolium rigidum isolate FL_2022 chromosome 7, APGP_CSIRO_Lrig_0.1, whole genome shotgun sequence genomic region:
- the LOC124677751 gene encoding 60S ribosomal protein L24-like isoform X2 — translation MSFTLSLGQLPMMTVMDCGKRALELVSSEKLCRFVRAEKMVLKTELCRFSGIKIYPGRGIRFVRSDSQVFLFFNSKCKRYFHNRLKPGKLSWTTLFRKQHKKILDKGC, via the exons ATGAGCTTCACGCTGTCACTTGGGCAGCTGCCGATGA TGACCGTCATGGACTGCGGGAAGAGGGCGCTGGAACTTGTGAGCTCG GAGAAGCTCTGTAGGTTTGTCAGGGCGGAGAAGATGGTTCTGAA GACAGAGCTCTGCCGTTTCAGCGGTATAAAGATATACCCGGGAAGGGGCATCAGATTTGTCCGTTCAGACTCTCAG GTCTTCCTTTTCTTCAACTCCAAGTGCAAGCGCTACTTCCACAACCGTCTCAAGCCTGGTAAGCTTTCTTGGACTACCTTGTTCAGGAAGCAGCACAAGAAG ATCCTGGACAAGGGATGTTAA
- the LOC124677751 gene encoding uncharacterized protein LOC124677751 isoform X1, translating into MSFTLSLGQLPMMTVMDCGKRALELVSSEKLCRFVRAEKMVLKTELCRFSGIKIYPGRGIRFVRSDSQVFLFFNSKCKRYFHNRLKPGKLSWTTLFRKQHKKVHALIPILFNDIYMLVQLISLTILILCPTSVLYLLFVSVSDAVNW; encoded by the exons ATGAGCTTCACGCTGTCACTTGGGCAGCTGCCGATGA TGACCGTCATGGACTGCGGGAAGAGGGCGCTGGAACTTGTGAGCTCG GAGAAGCTCTGTAGGTTTGTCAGGGCGGAGAAGATGGTTCTGAA GACAGAGCTCTGCCGTTTCAGCGGTATAAAGATATACCCGGGAAGGGGCATCAGATTTGTCCGTTCAGACTCTCAG GTCTTCCTTTTCTTCAACTCCAAGTGCAAGCGCTACTTCCACAACCGTCTCAAGCCTGGTAAGCTTTCTTGGACTACCTTGTTCAGGAAGCAGCACAAGAAGGTGCATGCACTTATACCTATTCTCTTTAATGATATCTATATGCTAGTTCAGCTTATTTCTCTCACAATCTTGATACTTTGTCCTACTAGCGTGCTCTACCTACTTTTTGTGAGTGTAAGTGACGCTGTCAACTGGTAG